A single region of the Mechercharimyces sp. CAU 1602 genome encodes:
- the ligD gene encoding non-homologous end-joining DNA ligase has product MVDRQVKWVQVEGRAIRVSHPNKPIFPDVNLNKWEYLLHLLNLAPHLLSYTKARLLTVIRYPHGVPGESFYQKNAPSYLPDWIPTVDQNGTRYILLQDAPSLIWLGNQLCLEFHTGFHLYTDNRPQELVFDLDPSTEEWSDVQSVALHIYALLQELHLHSGVKTSGSRGLQIVIPLIPRYTYQQTRQVLSFIARYICERYPLLATIERAKKNRGGRVYIDYVQHGQGKSLISAYSPRARSEATISMPLTWEEVRAGRRPNEFTLMSLARWLEKRPDPLAPLYEDTNRQSIDSILRFLK; this is encoded by the coding sequence ATGGTAGATCGGCAAGTCAAATGGGTCCAGGTAGAGGGGCGTGCAATCAGGGTGAGTCATCCCAATAAACCGATCTTCCCTGACGTAAACCTGAACAAATGGGAGTATCTGCTTCATCTTTTAAATCTTGCTCCTCATCTGCTCTCGTATACGAAAGCACGACTGCTTACGGTGATTCGTTACCCTCATGGGGTACCAGGAGAATCGTTTTATCAGAAAAATGCTCCCTCCTATCTACCCGACTGGATCCCTACTGTCGATCAAAATGGCACTCGCTATATTCTCTTGCAAGATGCACCCAGTCTGATCTGGCTAGGAAATCAACTTTGTCTCGAATTTCACACGGGTTTTCACCTATACACAGATAATCGACCGCAGGAGCTGGTTTTTGACCTCGATCCCAGTACAGAAGAGTGGAGTGATGTTCAAAGTGTGGCTTTACATATCTACGCCCTTCTCCAAGAATTGCATCTTCATAGCGGTGTGAAAACCTCAGGTTCAAGAGGGCTTCAAATTGTTATTCCCTTGATTCCACGATATACATACCAACAGACACGGCAAGTGCTTTCTTTTATCGCGCGTTACATCTGTGAACGGTACCCGCTCCTAGCAACAATAGAACGGGCTAAAAAAAATCGCGGTGGACGCGTTTATATCGACTATGTGCAACATGGACAGGGAAAATCGCTCATCAGTGCTTATTCACCACGGGCACGGTCAGAAGCGACGATTTCGATGCCGCTCACCTGGGAGGAAGTACGAGCGGGAAGAAGACCAAACGAATTTACTTTGATGTCTTTGGCGAGGTGGTTAGAAAAACGACCTGACCCACTCGCTCCGTTGTACGAAGATACGAACAGGCAATCCATTGATTCCATTCTCCGTTTTCTAAAGTGA
- a CDS encoding amidohydrolase → MKRLYTNGLIITMADQEGPRYTRGSIGVEDHTISYIGTDAIASEYDEVIDLRGKAVLPGLINTHNHAAMTLLRGYADDLPLQTWLEEKMWPIEARFQAEQVRKGTALALVEMIKGGTTCFADMYDHMDQVAEMVEISGMRAVLCRGVIGLGSEQERADKLAEAVSFARQWHMQANGRITTMMSPHSPYTCPPAYIEQIVERAIALQIPIHTHMSETAREVEQNIELYGKRPVEHLLSLGLFTIPTLVAHAVHLTTEEIKMLADYDVKIAHNPGSNLKLGSGIAPIPQMLAAGLRPSLATDGAASNNNLDLLEEIRLAALIHKGVNQNPEAVPAYTALSMGTSYGAEALFLDQYIGTLEVGKKADFITVATTGAHMHPMHDLISHLVYSASRDDVQDMVVDGKIIMRDRACLTLDEEKITYEAARAFAAIQ, encoded by the coding sequence ATGAAGCGTTTATATACAAATGGATTGATTATCACGATGGCCGATCAAGAAGGGCCACGTTATACCAGGGGGAGTATCGGAGTTGAAGATCATACGATCTCTTATATTGGTACTGACGCCATCGCCAGCGAATACGACGAAGTGATCGACCTACGTGGAAAAGCAGTGTTGCCTGGCCTCATTAATACGCATAACCATGCTGCCATGACGCTCTTACGCGGCTATGCTGACGATTTGCCTCTGCAAACGTGGCTGGAAGAAAAAATGTGGCCAATCGAGGCGCGCTTTCAAGCAGAGCAAGTCCGCAAAGGGACTGCACTTGCACTCGTGGAGATGATTAAAGGAGGCACAACCTGCTTTGCCGATATGTATGATCACATGGATCAAGTTGCTGAAATGGTAGAAATTTCAGGAATGCGCGCGGTGTTGTGTCGCGGAGTAATTGGGTTGGGATCTGAACAAGAACGAGCGGATAAATTAGCCGAAGCGGTTTCCTTTGCTCGTCAATGGCACATGCAAGCAAACGGACGCATAACAACCATGATGTCGCCGCATTCCCCCTACACATGCCCTCCTGCTTATATCGAACAGATTGTGGAACGAGCGATCGCACTACAAATACCCATTCATACTCATATGTCAGAAACGGCGCGGGAAGTGGAACAAAACATAGAACTTTATGGAAAGCGTCCAGTAGAGCATCTGCTTTCACTCGGGCTGTTTACGATCCCTACTTTGGTAGCGCACGCTGTTCATCTAACAACAGAGGAAATCAAAATGCTGGCCGACTACGATGTGAAAATTGCCCACAATCCTGGGAGCAATCTAAAATTAGGAAGTGGGATTGCTCCTATTCCTCAAATGCTAGCAGCAGGATTACGGCCTTCATTAGCTACCGATGGAGCGGCTAGCAACAACAATTTAGATTTATTAGAAGAAATTCGTTTAGCGGCACTGATTCACAAAGGTGTAAATCAAAACCCAGAAGCGGTACCTGCCTATACGGCTCTAAGTATGGGAACGTCTTACGGGGCAGAAGCACTTTTTCTCGATCAGTATATCGGCACATTGGAAGTAGGTAAAAAGGCTGATTTTATCACCGTTGCGACGACAGGGGCTCATATGCACCCTATGCACGACCTCATTTCTCATCTGGTGTACTCTGCTTCACGCGACGATGTTCAAGATATGGTGGTTGATGGCAAGATTATTATGCGCGATCGCGCGTGTCTTACCCTCGATGAAGAGAAGATTACGTATGAAGCTGCCCGTGCCTTTGCGGCGATTCAATAA
- a CDS encoding response regulator transcription factor, with protein sequence MTPYRVVIGDDHEHARQAMRLILARDSSFLIVAEACDGEEVIRQVEQEQPDLVLMDINMPYCNGLQATRLIKERYPSTKIVMVTVSDDAAHLFEAIKHGAQGYLLKNLQPQLWLDYLHSLLGNEAPVPQPIARRVLHEFTKEDKQDSNEVLTSLTPREQEILTWVAKGWSNKALADQLGISEHTVKNHLKNIMQKLQVKNRVELTHYVYGKSDFKEREV encoded by the coding sequence ATGACTCCATATCGAGTAGTGATTGGAGATGATCATGAGCATGCACGTCAAGCAATGCGCTTAATTTTAGCGCGCGATTCTTCCTTTCTCATTGTGGCGGAGGCGTGTGATGGAGAAGAAGTGATACGACAAGTAGAGCAAGAGCAGCCCGACTTGGTTTTAATGGATATTAATATGCCATACTGCAATGGACTACAGGCGACACGGCTTATAAAAGAGAGATATCCCAGTACTAAGATTGTGATGGTAACCGTTTCTGACGATGCAGCCCATCTGTTTGAAGCGATAAAACATGGGGCTCAAGGGTACTTACTTAAAAACTTACAACCGCAATTATGGCTGGACTACCTGCACTCCCTCTTAGGGAATGAAGCGCCGGTGCCACAACCTATCGCGCGACGGGTGTTACATGAATTTACGAAAGAAGATAAACAGGATTCCAATGAAGTTCTCACATCACTTACTCCTCGTGAACAAGAGATTTTAACTTGGGTAGCTAAAGGATGGAGCAATAAAGCGTTGGCGGATCAACTAGGTATTTCTGAGCATACGGTTAAAAACCACCTTAAAAATATTATGCAGAAGTTGCAGGTGAAGAATCGGGTTGAACTAACGCACTATGTATATGGAAAATCGGATTTTAAGGAAAGAGAGGTATAA
- a CDS encoding sensor histidine kinase has translation MKWWILLSPTFVIGLWEYIRHQWLLPFISMEVGNWLSAGLVFLVTITLLRRLFRRYEQLQEKLRVERTQKAVLEERQRMARQLHDGIAQSLFLCAVHVEAIKERHPELTEWGEIENTMSNLHSTIRSAITNLKNPSDEEPLEEWAQRLQLLVDAFTLDTGIAVHLRADEDEEKTLTSKEKVELLACLQEALTNIRKHAAASEVKITFRMTPTGWSLDVTDNGKGFSGNPFRHPDHFGLGMMNERALELGAKLSFVCTGGKTTLRIAKEGGR, from the coding sequence ATGAAATGGTGGATTTTACTCAGTCCCACATTCGTAATTGGTTTGTGGGAATATATACGGCATCAATGGCTCCTTCCCTTTATATCAATGGAAGTGGGGAATTGGCTGTCTGCAGGACTCGTTTTTCTGGTGACGATTACGTTATTGCGAAGGTTATTTCGACGTTATGAGCAATTACAGGAAAAGTTAAGAGTGGAACGAACACAAAAAGCGGTTTTGGAAGAGCGCCAACGCATGGCTAGGCAGCTTCATGATGGAATTGCCCAATCGCTCTTTTTGTGTGCTGTACACGTAGAAGCCATAAAAGAACGTCATCCCGAGTTGACAGAGTGGGGGGAAATAGAAAACACCATGTCAAATCTACACAGCACTATCCGCAGCGCCATTACAAACTTAAAAAACCCCTCTGACGAAGAACCATTAGAGGAGTGGGCACAGCGTTTACAGTTGTTAGTGGATGCATTTACTTTGGATACGGGTATTGCTGTGCACCTGCGGGCAGATGAGGACGAAGAAAAGACGTTGACTAGTAAAGAGAAGGTGGAGCTGCTGGCATGTTTACAAGAAGCTCTTACCAATATTCGTAAACATGCTGCCGCTTCCGAGGTGAAAATCACTTTTAGAATGACTCCTACGGGATGGTCGCTTGATGTTACAGATAACGGAAAAGGATTTAGTGGAAATCCTTTTCGCCACCCCGATCATTTTGGCTTGGGGATGATGAATGAACGTGCCCTAGAATTGGGAGCAAAGCTCTCTTTTGTTTGCACTGGTGGAAAAACAACTCTACGCATTGCTAAGGAGGGGGGGAGATGA
- a CDS encoding PepSY domain-containing protein: MKKQHIEQPTKKQHTLYASIWRWHFYAGLIFSPILILLAITGAIYLFKPQIEEVMYKDLYQVSATDRAEKQSAEQLLQQIKKEYSDMDVLHFTPSLEPERTAQAKLMVEGEMTTLFVDPYRGEIVGSLTEDDRFMNQIVALHGELMIGTLGDRLVELAASWALILVVTGLYLWWPRQKKALFGTLLPRLGKGTNKRTRLRDLHAVPAFWLSFLIVILILTGLPWAGVVGEKINEVATYTNSGYPEEMWEQPQSTLPTKDVADNVAWAAEEMPVPESGDGKRIVSVDQVIEIAAKSDVEAGYSISLPQEDTGVYTVSVFPEQPERQATLHIDQYSGKVLADLRFSDYGTLAKIISIGIALHEGHYFGVINQVIALITCLGLIGIVATGIWMWWKRKPAGKFGAPPAKPLGRWKWGVLIILLIFGLILPLVGISLVVILLLDLVTRLIVRWKGKRA, translated from the coding sequence ATGAAAAAACAGCACATTGAACAGCCTACCAAGAAGCAACACACCTTATATGCTTCCATCTGGCGCTGGCATTTTTATGCAGGGCTCATCTTTTCCCCTATATTGATTTTGCTAGCTATTACTGGAGCCATCTACCTATTTAAGCCTCAAATTGAGGAAGTGATGTATAAAGACCTCTATCAAGTATCGGCTACAGATCGAGCAGAAAAACAATCTGCCGAGCAGTTACTGCAACAGATAAAAAAAGAGTATTCAGATATGGATGTCTTACATTTTACCCCCAGTTTAGAACCGGAACGGACAGCACAAGCAAAATTGATGGTAGAGGGTGAGATGACCACGCTCTTTGTTGATCCCTATCGAGGTGAGATCGTGGGTTCGTTGACAGAAGATGATCGATTCATGAACCAAATCGTCGCTCTTCATGGCGAATTGATGATTGGAACCCTTGGGGATCGATTGGTAGAACTTGCCGCCAGCTGGGCACTGATCTTGGTGGTAACTGGTTTATACTTATGGTGGCCGCGACAGAAAAAAGCACTTTTTGGTACCCTTCTGCCTCGTTTAGGCAAGGGAACAAACAAACGGACACGGTTGCGTGATTTACATGCTGTCCCCGCATTTTGGCTATCCTTCTTGATTGTTATCTTAATTCTTACAGGTCTACCCTGGGCAGGGGTAGTGGGAGAAAAAATAAACGAGGTGGCTACCTATACCAATAGTGGCTACCCTGAGGAAATGTGGGAGCAGCCCCAGTCGACATTGCCTACAAAAGATGTGGCTGATAATGTTGCATGGGCGGCAGAAGAGATGCCGGTTCCTGAGTCGGGTGATGGAAAGCGCATAGTAAGCGTAGATCAAGTGATTGAAATCGCGGCTAAGAGCGACGTCGAAGCAGGATATAGTATTTCCCTGCCCCAAGAGGATACAGGGGTGTATACGGTTTCCGTTTTCCCAGAACAACCTGAACGACAGGCAACACTTCATATTGATCAATACAGCGGTAAGGTTTTGGCCGATTTGAGATTTTCCGATTATGGAACACTTGCTAAAATCATCTCTATTGGAATTGCTCTGCATGAAGGTCATTATTTCGGGGTGATTAATCAGGTGATTGCTCTTATTACATGCCTTGGATTGATCGGAATTGTGGCTACGGGGATATGGATGTGGTGGAAACGTAAACCCGCCGGAAAATTTGGAGCACCACCTGCCAAACCTTTGGGTCGCTGGAAATGGGGCGTGCTCATTATACTCTTGATATTCGGGTTGATCCTTCCGCTTGTGGGAATTTCTTTAGTAGTGATCCTTCTGCTTGATCTGGTGACTCGGTTAATCGTACGTTGGAAAGGTAAACGTGCGTAA